The genomic window ATAAACCAGATTCTAGCGGTGTAAAACCGCGAATCAGCTGCAAGTATAATGGAATTAAAATCATGGCTGCAAACATGGCCATGGTTACAACGACATTGATGACGGTCGATAAAGTAAACATACTATATTTGAAGACGCGGAATTCTAACATCGGTCTTTCCATCCGAAGCTGTCTGGTTACAAAGAATATCATAGCAACCGCCCCAATAATTAGGGTTGCAACCACTTGTTCATCCCCCCAGCCTTCGTTACCTGCTCTACTGAAGGCGTAAAGTAGCCCGCCAAAGGCAAAGGTTGAAAGGATAATGGAAAAAATGTCGATCTTCGGATTAGAAAGCTTGGTTACGTTTCTTAATAAGAAAAAGGCTAAAAGGACATCTAAGATAGCAATCGGTAAAATGATGAAAAACAATAAACGCCAAGAGTAATTTTCTACAATCCACCCAGATAATGTTGGTCCGATGGCTGGTGCGAACATCATCGCTAGACCAATTAAGCCCATTGCTGCTCCTCGGTTTTCAATAGGGAATAGACTTAAAATAACATTGGTTAATAGCGGCATCATAATCCCTGCCCCTGCCGCTTGAACAACTCTTCCCATTAAGATAAGAGAAAAGGTTGGAGACACCCCACAAATTAAGGTACCAATCGCGAAAAGGGTCATCGCCGTTAAAAATAGTTGTCTCGTACTAAATTTCTCCATCAAAAAAGCAGTGATTGGAATGGCAATCCCGTTCACAAGCATAAAAATGGTCGTTAACCATTGGGCCGTATTTTCCGTTATATCTAAATCTACCATCATGACTGGTAATGCAATATTCATTAACGTTTGGTTCAAAATAGCGACAAATGCCCCAAGAACCATAACGAATATAATCGGCCCCTTGTTTACCTGAGAGGCTTCAATATACGTACTTCTATCCATTTTGTTCATCTCCATCTGTCTTGATATTCTTGATGATTTTTTCATGTAAAGAAAGGAGTAATTCTACTTCGTGATCATCTAAAGCATGAAGGCCAGACAATCTTTCCATATATTCTTTATAGGCCTCGACCTTTTGCAACACACCATCTTCGGTTAAGCGCATGACAAGTGCGCGGCGATCCTGCATCGATCGGTTTCTCTCGATATAACCTGCCTTGACAAGGCGCTCCACTGTTTCACTGACAGTACTTTTACTTGTTGCGACTTTATTCGCTAACTCGATCAAACCTATATCCGGACTTTCATGAAGTATCCTTAATATTTGTAACTGTAGCGTAGTTACTCCTAAATCCTTCGCATTGCTTCTGACGTGTATGAGGAAGTTTCGATTTACCGCTCGAAACGATTGTATAATGCGATTAATTTTTTCATTTTTATCCATTAGAAAGACCCCTTTAACATAAAAATAGTTCCTGTACGAACTATTCACCGCAAGAACTATTATAGTCCTTCATAATAAGAAATCAAGAGCATAAATCAAAAAAATAATATGTAAGCGAAACCAATTTTTTATCCCTTCCGACAAGGGATCATTTAAATAATGTTGAAACAGGCTTGGACACCTAGAAAGACGTCGAACATTTTGTCACGACACATCTGTTGTTTTGACAAAAAATTGAGAAAGGGTGTGCTTTAATAGACGGAAGAGAAGGAGTGGTGTGTAATGATGGATTCAGTAACGGGTAACGAATCCAAATCCATGTTGGTGGATAAGAAGAGGATAGAATCTTGGAGAAGAAAGCTTTCGGATAAAACGAAATTGTTTTTCTTAGAGAAGGGGTGGCTTTTGTTTCTCGTCGGATTCTTACTTGGACGAGCGATTGTATTGTCATCGGTATCCCCATTTGCTCTTTCGTTTTTAGCATCCGTTTGGTTTATGAGAAAGGACAAGTCCTTTAAGGTTATGCTGGCCACCGTTATTGGTGCATTAACGCTTAGTTGGCAGCATGGTGTATTTGTCGTGATTGCATCATTTGTATTCATATTCTTTGCTTCCTTATGTAAGACAATGGATCATCAGCAAAGAATTTTACCAATTATCGTGTTTTTTGCTAGTGGATTACCACGCATCCTAACGCTTTCCTTTACGAGCCAGCTATCCACGTATGAATGGATGCTAGCAGCAGTAGAAGGAGTGTTGAGTGCGGTCTTAGTTCTTATTTTTATGCAAAGCATTCCATTATTATCACCAAAACGTTATAAACCGTCATTAAAAAATGAAGAAATCGTTTGTATGATTATATTGTTAGCTTCCGTCCTTACGGGGACGATTGGTTGGGAAATCCAAGGTGCCTCCATGGAACAAATTTTTTCCCGCTATCTCGTACTATGGCTATCTTACGTAGGTGGAGCAGCCATCGGGTCAACGGTGGGAGTAGTAGCCGGATTAATTCTAAGTTTAGCCAATGTGGCTAGCCTTTACCAAATGAGCTTACTAGCGTTTTCCGGATTGTTAGGGGGACTCCTTAAGGATGGGAAAAAGATAGGAGTAAGTCTTGGACTATTTGTTGGAACACTCCTTGTAGGGATATACGGAAATGGGGTAGACACGATTCTGTCCTCTCTACTGGAGACGTTATGTGCAGTGCTGTTGTTCTTCTGTACGCCTGAGAGCTGGATTAAAAAAATATCCAGATACATACCAGGTACGCTCGAACATTCCAAGGAGCAAGAACAATATTTACAAAAGGTTCGCGATGTAACTGCGAGTAGAGTAGAACAGTTCTCCAATGTGTTCCAGGCGTTATCCAAAAGCTTCAATCACGAACAAAAAGCAGCGATGGAAGAAGAGCAAACAAAAGATATAGACTTCTTTTTGAGTAATGTTACCGAGAAGACGTGTCAATCTTGTTTTAAAAAGGAAGTGTGCTGGGCACAAAAATTTGATAAAACCTATGATTTAATGGCAGAAATGAAGGATGAATTGGAAACTGGAAATCAGCCAAACAAGGTTTTACAATCCAACTTTGATAATCATTGTGTAAAATCCAAGCGAGTTGTCGAAACGATGAAGCATGAGCTATCGTTTTACGAAGCGAACAAAAAGTTGAAAAAACAAGTGACAGAAAGCCGTCAGTTCGTAGCAGATCAACTTCTAGGAGTTTCTGAAGTCATGGGAGATTTCGCGAAAGAAATTGTGAAAGAAAGAGAAAACCATGAACAGCAGGAAGTGGAGATTGTTGCCGGGTTAAACCATATGGGCATTGAAATAGAAAAGCTAGATATTTATAGCCTGGAAAAAGGCAATATTGATATTGAAATGAATTTATCCTTTTACAACTACCATGGGGAAGGACCGAAACTTATTGCACCGATGCTTTCCGATATTTTAAAAGAAGCCGTCGTTGTGAAAGAAGAAGAAGTTTCTCCATTTCCAAACGGCTATTGTTATTTATCGTTTGGTTCTGCGAGAAAATATGTGATTGAAACAGGAGCAGCTCATGCAGCCAAAGGAGGCGGACTCGTCTCTGGTGACAGCTTCTCTACGATAGAACTAGGTGCTGGAAAATACGCGATGGCCATCAGTGATGGAATGGGTAATGGAGAAAGGGCACATGAGGAAAGTGTCGAAACACTAAGACTTCTCCAACAAATATTGCATTCTGGAATCCAAGAACAAGTAGCCATTAAATCAATCAATTCTATTTTGTCGTTGAGAACGAGTGATGAAATATTTTCGACGCTTGATTTAGCGGTAATGGATTTGCATAATGCAGCCGTTCGTTTTCTCAAAATAGGTTCTACCCCTAGCTTTATTAAACGAGGAAAACAAATTCAAACGATCGAAGCAAGCAATTTACCAATTGGAATCATTCAAGACTTTGATGTAGAAGTTGTTAGTGATCAGCTTAAGGCCGGAGACTTATTAATCATGATGAGTGACGGTATTTTTGAGGCACCGAAGCATATCGAAAATGTAGATGTTTGGTTAAAACGGATTATTAAGGAAATCCAAACGGATGAACCACAGGAAATTGCAGACATTATATTAGAAGAAGTCATCCGGAATACCTCTGGAGAAATAGATGATGATATGACGGTATTAGTTTCCAGAATTGATAAAA from Radiobacillus kanasensis includes these protein-coding regions:
- a CDS encoding DHA2 family efflux MFS transporter permease subunit, producing the protein MDRSTYIEASQVNKGPIIFVMVLGAFVAILNQTLMNIALPVMMVDLDITENTAQWLTTIFMLVNGIAIPITAFLMEKFSTRQLFLTAMTLFAIGTLICGVSPTFSLILMGRVVQAAGAGIMMPLLTNVILSLFPIENRGAAMGLIGLAMMFAPAIGPTLSGWIVENYSWRLLFFIILPIAILDVLLAFFLLRNVTKLSNPKIDIFSIILSTFAFGGLLYAFSRAGNEGWGDEQVVATLIIGAVAMIFFVTRQLRMERPMLEFRVFKYSMFTLSTVINVVVTMAMFAAMILIPLYLQLIRGFTPLESGLLLLPGALISAVMSPITGKLFDKIGARPLALVGLFITALTTFGLTDLSDSTTYGYMMFIYSARMVGISMIMMPIMTAGLNQLPMRLYSHGTAMANTLRQVSGAIGTAFLVTVMSNRREDHMSEFLPNGVPNDQQMAYAVQHATIEGINDSFMVATGFAILGFVLSFYLKRVRSADEEEKEAALAKSYQQSESPTN
- a CDS encoding MarR family winged helix-turn-helix transcriptional regulator, which encodes MDKNEKINRIIQSFRAVNRNFLIHVRSNAKDLGVTTLQLQILRILHESPDIGLIELANKVATSKSTVSETVERLVKAGYIERNRSMQDRRALVMRLTEDGVLQKVEAYKEYMERLSGLHALDDHEVELLLSLHEKIIKNIKTDGDEQNG
- the spoIIE gene encoding stage II sporulation protein E; translation: MMDSVTGNESKSMLVDKKRIESWRRKLSDKTKLFFLEKGWLLFLVGFLLGRAIVLSSVSPFALSFLASVWFMRKDKSFKVMLATVIGALTLSWQHGVFVVIASFVFIFFASLCKTMDHQQRILPIIVFFASGLPRILTLSFTSQLSTYEWMLAAVEGVLSAVLVLIFMQSIPLLSPKRYKPSLKNEEIVCMIILLASVLTGTIGWEIQGASMEQIFSRYLVLWLSYVGGAAIGSTVGVVAGLILSLANVASLYQMSLLAFSGLLGGLLKDGKKIGVSLGLFVGTLLVGIYGNGVDTILSSLLETLCAVLLFFCTPESWIKKISRYIPGTLEHSKEQEQYLQKVRDVTASRVEQFSNVFQALSKSFNHEQKAAMEEEQTKDIDFFLSNVTEKTCQSCFKKEVCWAQKFDKTYDLMAEMKDELETGNQPNKVLQSNFDNHCVKSKRVVETMKHELSFYEANKKLKKQVTESRQFVADQLLGVSEVMGDFAKEIVKERENHEQQEVEIVAGLNHMGIEIEKLDIYSLEKGNIDIEMNLSFYNYHGEGPKLIAPMLSDILKEAVVVKEEEVSPFPNGYCYLSFGSARKYVIETGAAHAAKGGGLVSGDSFSTIELGAGKYAMAISDGMGNGERAHEESVETLRLLQQILHSGIQEQVAIKSINSILSLRTSDEIFSTLDLAVMDLHNAAVRFLKIGSTPSFIKRGKQIQTIEASNLPIGIIQDFDVEVVSDQLKAGDLLIMMSDGIFEAPKHIENVDVWLKRIIKEIQTDEPQEIADIILEEVIRNTSGEIDDDMTVLVSRIDKNNPKWAPIPTYTEKAL